The genomic DNA ggtggcgaGTGATGAAAATGCAGTGaaaggagcaacagcagaagtaaagggtgacgaagatgcattgacaggagcaacagcagaggtggagagaacgaggatgcagtgacaggagcgacagcagaaGTGGAGAGTGAcgaggatgcagtgacaggagcaacagcagaggtggagagtgacgaagatgcagtagcaggagcaacagcagaggtggagagtgacgaagatgcagtgacaagagcaacagcagaagtaaagagtgacgaagatgcattgacaggagcaacagcacaggtggagagtgacgaggatgcagtgacaggagtgacaacagaggtggagagtgacgaagatgcagtgacaggagcaacagcagaggtggagagtgacggaaatgcagtgacaggagcaacagcagaggtggagagtgacggaaATGCAGTAACAGGAgcgacagcagaggtggagagtgatgataatgcagtgacaggagcaacagcagaagtaaagggtgacaaagatgcattgacaggagcaacagcagaggtggagagtgacgaggatgcagtgacaggagcgacagcagaggtggagagtgacgaagatgcagtgacaggagcaacagcagaggtggagagcgacggaaatgcagtgacaggagcaacagcagaagtggagagtgacgaagatgcagtgacaaaagcaacagcagaagtaaagggtgacgaagatgcattgacaggagcaacagcagaggtggagagtgacgaggaTGCaatgacaggagcaacagcagaagtggagagtgacgaagatgaaGTGTCagaagcaacagcagaggtggcgaGTGATGAAAATGCAGTGaaaggagcaacagcagaagtaaagggtgacgaagatgcagtgacaggagcaacagcagaggtggagagtgacgaggatgcagtgacaggagcgagagcagaggtggagagtgacgaagatgcagtgacaggagcaacatcagaggtggagagtgacgaagatgcagttacAGGAGCAAAatcagaggtggagagtgacgaagatgcagtgacaggagcaacatcagaggtggagagtgacgaagatgcagtgagagGAGCGACAggagaggtggagagtgacgaagatgcagtggcaGGAGCGAGAGcggaggtggagagtgacgaagatgaagtgacagaagcaacagcagaggtggcgaGTGATGAAAATGCAGTGaaaggagcaacagcagaagtaaagggtgacgaagatgcattgacaggagcaacagcagaggtggagagaacgaggatgcagtgacaggagcgacagcagaaGTGGAGAGTGAcgaggatgcagtgacaggagcaacagcagaggtggagagtgacgaagatgcagtagcaggagcaacagcagaggtggagagtgacgaagatgcagtgacaggagcgacggcagaggtggagagtgacgaagatgcagttactgaagcaacagcagaggtggcgagtgatgaaaatgcagtgacaggagcaacagcagaagtaaatagtgacgaagatgcattgacaggagcaacagcacaggtggagagtgacgaggatgcagtgacaggagtgacagcagaggtggagagtgacgaagatgcagtaacaggagcaacagcagaggtggagagtgacggaaatgcagtgacaggagcaacagcagtaGAGGAGAACAACGAATATGCAGTGACAAAAGCAACAGCAGAAGtaaagggtgacgaagatgcattgacaggagcaacagcagaggtggagagtgacgaggatacagtgacaggagcgacagcagaggtggagagtgacgaagatgcagtgacaggaacaacagcagaggtggtgagtgacgaagatgcagtgacaggagcgaaAGCAgcggtggagagtgacgaagatgcagtgacagaagcaacagcagaggtggagagtgacgaagatgcagtgacaggagtgaCAGCAGAgttggagagtgacgaagatgcagtggcaggagcaacagcagaggtggagagtgacgaagatgcagttacagaagcaacagcagaggtggcgagtgatgaaaatgcagtgacaggagcaacagcagaagtaaagagtgacgaagatgcattgacaggagcaacagcacaggtggagagtgacgaggatgcagtgacaggagtgacagcagaggtggagagtgacgaagatgcagtgacaggagcaacagcagaggtggagagtgatggaaatgcagtgacaggagcaacagcagtaGAGGAGAACAACGAATATGCAGTGACAAAAGCAACAGCAGAAGtaaagggtgacgaagatgcattgacaggagcaacagcagaggtggagagtgacgaggatgcagtgacaggagcgacagcagaggtggagagtgacgaagatgcagtgacatgagcaacagcagaggtggtgagtgacgaagatgcagtgacaggagcgaaAGCAgcggtggagagtgacgaagatgcagtgacagaagcaacagcagaggtggagagtgacgaagatgcagtgacaggagtgaCAGCAGAgttggagagtgacgaagatgcagtgacagaagCAACAGCAGAAGTAAAGTGTGACGAAGATGCactgacaggagcaacagcagaagtggagagtgacgaggatgcagtgacaggagcgacagcagaggtggagagtaacgaagatgcagtgacaggagcaacagcagagggggagagtgatgaagatgcagtggcaggagcaacagcagagatggagagtgacgaagatgcagtggcaggagcaacagcagaggtggagagtgacgaagatgcagtgacaggagcgacagcagaggtggagagtgatgaagatgcagtggcaggagcaacagcagaggtggagagtgacgaagatgcagtgacagaagCATCAGCAGAAGtaaagggtgacgaagatgcactgacaggagcaacagcagaagtggagagtgacgaggatgcagtgacaggagcgacagcagaggtggagagtaacgaagatgcattgacaggagcaacagcagagggggagagtgacgaagatgcagtggcaggagcaacagcagaggtggagagtgacgaagatgcagtggcaggagcaacagcagaggtggagagtgatgTAGATGCAGTGACagaagcaacagcagaggtggagagtgacgaagatgcagtggcaggagcaacagcagaggtggagagtgacgaagatgcagtggcaaaagcaacagcagaggtggcgagtgacgaaaatgcagtgacaagAGCAACAGCAGAAGTAAAGTGTGACGAAGATGCactgacaggagcaacagcagaagtggagaGTGACGcggatgcagtgacaggagcgacagcagaggtggagagtaacgaagatgcagtgacaggagcaacagcagagggggagagtgacgaagatgcagtggcaggagcaacagcagaggtggagagtgacgaagatgcagtagcaagagcaacagcagaggtggagagtgacgaagatgcagtgacagaagcaacagcagaggtggagagtgacgaagatgcagtggcaggagcgacagcagaggtggagagtgacaaaGATGCAGTGGCAGGAgcgacagcagaggtggagagtgacgaagatgaaGTGGCagaagcaacagcagaggtggcgagtgatgaaaatgcagtgacaagagcaacagcagaagtaaagggtgacgaagatgcattgacaggagcaacagcagaggtggagagtgacgaggaTGCAGTTACagaagcaacagcagaggtggcgagtgatgaaaatgcagtgacatgagcaacagcagaagtaaagggtgacgaagatgcactgacaggagcaacagcagaagtggagaGTGACaaggatgcagtgacaggagcgacagcagaggtggagagtaacgaagatgcagtgacaggagcaacagcagaggggAGAGGGACGGAAATGCAGTGCCAGGAGTAACAGCAgaagtggagagtgacgaagatgcagtgacaaaagcaacagcagaggtggagagtgacgaagatgcagtgacaggagtgaCAGCAGaagtggagagtgacgaaaatgcagtgacagaagcaacagcagaggtggcgaGTGATGAAAATGCAGTGACAAGAGCAACAGCAGAAAtaaagggtgacgaagatgcattgacaggagcaacagcacaggtggagagtgacgaggATGCAGTTACagaagcaacagcagaggtggcgaGTGATGagaatgcagtgacaggagcaacagcagaagtggagggtgacgaagatgcattgacaggagcaacagcagagtgTAGCGTGACGAAGATGCAGTCTCAGGAtcgacagcagaggtggagagtgacgaagatgcagtgacaggagcaacagcagaagtggagagtgacgaagatgcagtaacAAAAGCAACAGCAGAAGTAAAGGGTGACGACGATGCCTTTACAGGAgaaacagcagaggtggagagtgacgaagatgcagtggcaggagcaacagcagaggtggagagtgacgaagatgcagtgacaggagtgacagcagaggtggagagtgacga from Palaemon carinicauda isolate YSFRI2023 chromosome 34, ASM3689809v2, whole genome shotgun sequence includes the following:
- the LOC137626926 gene encoding serine-aspartate repeat-containing protein I-like; the protein is MTWRNITFCYGRRNYAISTYSGNRHSSCRKMTGATAEVKSDEDALTGATAEVESDEDAVTGSTAEVETEVESDGNAVTGATAEVESDEDAVAGATEEVESDEYAVAGATEEVESDEDAVTGATAEVESDGKAVTGATAEVESDEDAVTKATAEVKGDDDAFTGATAEVESDEDAVAGATAEVESDEDAVAGATEEVESDEDAVTGATAEVESDGNAVTGATAEVESDENAVTGATAEVKGATAEVESDEDAMTGATAEVESDEDEVSEATAEVASDENAVKGATAEVKGDEDAVTGATAEVERATAEVESDGNAVTGATAEVESDGNAVTGATAEVESDDNAVTGATAEVKGATAEVESDEDAMTGATAEVESDEDEVSEATAEVASDENAVKGATAEVKGDEDAVTGATAEVERATSEVESDEDAVTGAKSEVESDEDAVTGATSEVESDEDAVRGATGEVESDEDAVAGARAEVESDEDEVTEATAEVASDENAVKGATAEVKGTTAEVVSDEDAVTGAKAAVESDEDAVTEATAEVESDEDAVTGVTAELESDEDAVAGATAEVETEVVSDEDAVTGAKAAVESDEDAVTEATAEVESDEDAVTGVTAELESDEDAVTEATAEVKCDEDALTGATAEVESDEDAVTGATAEVERATAEVESDEDAVAGATAEVESDVDAVTEATAEVESDEDAVAGATAEVESDEDAVAKATAEVASDENAVTRATAEVKCDEDALTGATAEVESDADAVTGATAEVEKATAEVESDEDAVAGATAEVESDKDAVAGATAEVESDEDEVAEATAEVASDENAVTRATAEVKGDEDALTGATAEVESDEDAVTEATAEVASDENAVT